A stretch of DNA from Deltaproteobacteria bacterium:
CAGCGACGCCGCGCCGGCGACATTCTGAATAATGATATTGGGACTGCCCGCAATATACTTCGGCAAATACTCCGCCAGTAGCCGCGGGTACAGATCGTAAACATCGCCGGCCTTGGTGCCGACGATCATCGTGATGGTTTTGCCTTGGTAGAAATTCGCTTGGGCGAATGCTTGTTCAAGGTTCAAGGGCTTCAAGAGTTCAAGTGAGAGAATGAAGAATACCAACGAGAAACCGTTGAACGTTTGAACCTTTGGACCTTTGAACGAAAGTTGAAATCCTCGCGTCACGGATCACCTCATTCTTATCTAGCGTCGCTGGCGCGAGTAAGAAATATCGTGGAGTCGATTCTGAATGCAATCAAAAAATCTTACTACTGCCTATTGCCCACTGCCTATTGCCTACTTGTACACCTTCGTCACCCGCATGAGCACGATCGGTGGAATTGTCAACTTTAACGCGTCGGCGGTTTTGAGATTGAGATGCAATTCGAACCCCATCGGTCGCTCGACCGGCAGTTCGGCGGGCTTGGTTCCCTTCAGGACTCTGTCGATGAGATAAGCGACGCGCTTGTAGACTTCTGACTCGTCGGGTCCGTAATACATCAACCCGCCGCTGGCGACAAATTCTCCCCGAACGGATATCGTCGGCAGCCGATGTTTTAGCGCCAGATCCGCGATCCGTTTGTAGTTAGAAATGTTGACCGAGGCCCCCGTCACGGAGAGAGCGGCGCTACGCGCCTTGATGGCTTCTTTGAACGCGCTCTCCAATTGGTCGGCGCTGCTTACTTCCATGGAATGAAGTTGCAGACCCAGTGCCCGTGCCGGGTGAAGACTTTCTTTCCATTGGTCCGCAGAGCCTGCAGCCCGTGGATCCCACAGCACCGCGACGCGGGAGAGCTTGGGAACGGTGTCCTTGAGCAACTCCAGCCGCTTGCCGGCCAACTCCGAGGTCATTTGGCTGAACCCCGTGAGGTTCCCGCCCGGCCGCGCCAGGCTATCGATCAGCCCAATCACAACCGGATCACCCCCACTCGTAAAAACGATAGGAATCGTCTTGGTAGCGTTCTTGGCGGCCAGGGCAGCGGGCGCCCCTGTCGCGACTATGA
This window harbors:
- a CDS encoding ABC transporter substrate-binding protein produces the protein IVATGAPAALAAKNATKTIPIVFTSGGDPVVIGLIDSLARPGGNLTGFSQMTSELAGKRLELLKDTVPKLSRVAVLWDPRAAGSADQWKESLHPARALGLQLHSMEVSSADQLESAFKEAIKARSAALSVTGASVNISNYKRIADLALKHRLPTISVRGEFVASGGLMYYGPDESEVYKRVAYLIDRVLKGTKPAELPVERPMGFELHLNLKTADALKLTIPPIVLMRVTKVYK